Proteins from one Lacrimispora sphenoides genomic window:
- a CDS encoding DUF4364 family protein yields the protein MLSEPMTLYKLMILYMLKQVNFPLTSAQLSNFFLEHEYTTYFTLNQALNELLEARLLHVETNHNSSRYEITREGEETLSFFGSKISPAIINDMDEYLKENKFRLRNEVGVTADFYKSTSHDYVVHCQVREGKNCLINLELSVPDKDQAEIMCDHWKSKSQEIYAFAMKALMSGS from the coding sequence ATGCTGTCAGAACCTATGACCCTGTACAAACTAATGATTTTATACATGCTTAAACAGGTTAATTTCCCCCTGACAAGCGCACAACTGTCAAACTTTTTTCTGGAGCATGAATATACCACATATTTTACGCTCAATCAGGCATTGAATGAACTGCTGGAGGCCAGACTGCTTCATGTGGAAACAAACCATAACAGCAGCCGGTACGAGATCACCAGGGAAGGGGAAGAAACCCTTTCCTTTTTCGGCAGCAAGATTTCACCGGCTATCATCAATGATATGGATGAATATTTAAAAGAGAACAAGTTCCGTCTCCGCAACGAGGTGGGTGTAACCGCTGATTTCTATAAATCCACCAGCCATGACTACGTCGTCCACTGTCAGGTCCGGGAAGGAAAAAACTGCCTGATAAACCTGGAACTGTCTGTTCCGGATAAGGACCAGGCGGAAATCATGTGTGACCACTGGAAATCTAAGAGTCAGGAAATATATGCATTTGCCATGAAAGCACTGATGAGCGGCTCTTAA
- a CDS encoding DUF5717 family protein, whose translation MRERINRLAKGIIDSEIPKIKVTPWEIDDVVRSGGATRRELVVTSENNLHIKGLAYSSNFRVRLISGAFGGTYNHLVYEINSSYLEDGDVIKGSFYLVTNGGEREVPYSFCVELSTSGKALSDLKTAEDFADTAKKDMDTALRLFEYRDFVTAPFMQDLHVRAIYDGLKGRPDRRKELEEFLTALKVKEPVQLWTETEERRFGELEEVVTDWVIIKRSDWGYVNLEVTTDCDFIELPKKSVGEQDFEEEECRVPFLVHPERMHQGENSGRILITGVEDRFVIPVTAVNNPGGGVSAENAFAKEALSRFLRLRLEEEYGQKDINNLYDEMEKALDEIELMKGENSLLKLLRAEIFLGQGNPSKAALLLDECRDDVLKVRQEKRELYCYYQYLRLKVQPDEYQKESLIRLMKKYLEEDRRLFWLFLLLIKLDDKLFENLPSLLAMMKKQFQMGVRSPFFYVWGCKVLNSSPEIIRAMGSMELQILYHCAGKGIVDQKLAVAVSKLTLTAKHFNRLQYRMLVKLYEEHPIKEVLEAICALLIKGECRMAESFSWYEKGVKAGISLTRLYEYYLYALPGNYCYLLPKEVLLYFSYGGNELDLHSRAILYKNVLVYLEPTDPLYQAYERTIEKFATEQLFESRIDKQLAGIYERMILKDVIDLPMAKVLPSILRSYRVECSNKKMKYVIVCYEEMTEEDAFLLDDGVSYVPLFSEHSILLFQDAFGNRYANIPYEKEPVMDRPELEERCFELYPEHSMLRLRACERILADGASDIEEVKILEGTLEDKNLRPLYQKLLLSKVIEFYGRQASDGLEGDEGAGYLVKLDKKVLSKEERINVCDTLIHNNHMEEAFLMIREFGSEGTRTERLYELCMKMILKNLFDEDPLLLHLAYDVFKEGKSDGVILDYLCEHFNGLTSQMYQVLMKGVSEHVETYDLEERLTAQMMFSGCSSKLDKVFGLYRSRKETGDMIVKAYFTIKCTEYFMEDKEPEEKVFAYLEGTVKAASVKGRLPTIYLLAITKYYSKLSALDEEQQMLCRTTVSFLLEEGLVFPYFKDLSKYIPMPEDIMDKAMIQYCGDRDSKVELQVRILPDEEEFHSEDISRMYQGVFVKQKILFEGEIMEYRVRELIEEAWVLKKEGSVSCDTGVSRKASDSKFACLNDMSLSLSLKDENGLKNRMQEYLKKNAAAEELFPLM comes from the coding sequence ATGAGAGAACGGATCAACAGGCTGGCAAAGGGCATCATTGATTCAGAGATTCCAAAGATTAAGGTGACACCGTGGGAAATTGATGATGTGGTTCGTTCCGGCGGAGCTACCAGGCGGGAACTTGTCGTTACCAGTGAGAATAATTTACATATAAAAGGACTTGCATATTCGTCAAATTTCCGTGTCAGACTCATAAGCGGAGCGTTTGGCGGAACATATAACCATCTGGTCTATGAGATAAACAGTAGTTACCTGGAAGATGGAGATGTGATTAAGGGCTCTTTTTATCTGGTTACCAATGGCGGCGAGAGAGAAGTCCCTTATTCTTTTTGCGTGGAACTGAGCACGTCAGGAAAAGCGCTGAGTGATTTAAAGACAGCAGAGGATTTTGCAGATACGGCTAAAAAAGATATGGATACGGCTCTTCGGTTGTTTGAGTACCGGGATTTTGTCACGGCTCCCTTTATGCAGGACCTTCATGTAAGGGCAATCTACGATGGATTAAAGGGGAGACCTGACAGAAGAAAGGAACTGGAAGAGTTTCTGACCGCTTTAAAGGTAAAAGAGCCGGTCCAGTTATGGACGGAAACCGAGGAGCGGAGATTTGGAGAACTGGAAGAAGTTGTAACGGACTGGGTGATTATAAAGCGCAGCGACTGGGGCTATGTGAACCTGGAAGTTACAACGGACTGTGATTTTATAGAGCTGCCAAAGAAAAGCGTTGGGGAGCAGGACTTTGAAGAAGAGGAATGCAGGGTCCCCTTTTTGGTCCATCCGGAACGCATGCACCAGGGAGAGAATTCCGGAAGGATTCTCATAACTGGAGTTGAAGATCGTTTTGTCATCCCTGTTACGGCGGTCAATAACCCTGGAGGAGGGGTATCCGCAGAAAATGCATTTGCAAAAGAAGCCTTGAGCCGGTTTTTACGGCTCCGCCTGGAAGAAGAGTACGGGCAGAAGGATATAAATAATCTATATGATGAGATGGAAAAAGCCCTTGATGAGATTGAACTGATGAAGGGTGAAAACAGCCTCCTTAAACTGCTTCGGGCTGAGATATTCCTTGGCCAGGGAAATCCTTCCAAAGCGGCGTTGCTCCTTGACGAATGCAGGGATGATGTCCTTAAGGTGCGTCAGGAAAAAAGGGAGCTATACTGCTATTACCAGTACCTGCGGTTAAAGGTGCAGCCGGACGAATACCAGAAGGAATCCCTGATCCGTCTCATGAAAAAATATCTGGAAGAAGATAGAAGGCTCTTCTGGCTTTTTTTGCTGCTTATAAAGCTGGATGACAAGCTGTTTGAGAATCTGCCTTCATTGTTAGCCATGATGAAGAAGCAGTTTCAAATGGGGGTCAGAAGCCCGTTTTTCTACGTATGGGGCTGCAAAGTGCTGAACAGTTCACCGGAGATCATAAGGGCCATGGGTTCCATGGAACTCCAGATCCTTTATCATTGCGCCGGAAAAGGGATCGTAGATCAAAAGCTGGCTGTGGCCGTATCCAAACTTACCTTAACGGCAAAGCATTTTAACCGGCTGCAGTACCGGATGTTAGTTAAGCTTTATGAGGAGCACCCCATAAAAGAGGTGCTTGAGGCGATCTGTGCCTTGTTAATCAAAGGGGAATGCCGCATGGCGGAATCCTTTTCCTGGTATGAAAAAGGGGTAAAGGCAGGGATCAGCCTGACGCGGCTGTATGAATATTATTTGTATGCTCTGCCGGGGAATTACTGCTATCTACTCCCAAAGGAAGTGCTTCTTTATTTTTCCTACGGAGGAAATGAACTGGATCTCCATAGCAGGGCGATCCTTTATAAGAATGTTCTGGTTTATCTGGAACCGACTGACCCTCTGTATCAGGCCTATGAGCGGACGATCGAGAAATTTGCTACGGAGCAGCTGTTTGAGTCACGGATTGACAAGCAGCTGGCCGGAATTTATGAGCGGATGATATTAAAGGATGTGATCGATCTTCCTATGGCAAAGGTGCTGCCCTCCATACTCCGGTCCTACCGGGTGGAATGCAGCAATAAAAAGATGAAGTATGTCATTGTGTGCTATGAGGAAATGACAGAGGAGGATGCATTCCTTCTCGATGATGGTGTCTCCTATGTACCCTTGTTTTCAGAGCACAGCATATTGCTTTTCCAGGATGCCTTTGGCAACCGGTATGCCAACATTCCCTATGAGAAAGAACCTGTTATGGACCGCCCGGAACTGGAAGAGCGCTGCTTTGAACTATATCCGGAGCATTCCATGCTCCGGCTCCGGGCATGTGAACGGATTCTGGCGGACGGGGCCTCAGATATAGAAGAGGTGAAGATTCTAGAAGGCACGCTTGAGGATAAAAACCTGCGGCCTCTTTATCAGAAGCTTCTCCTTTCCAAAGTCATCGAGTTTTACGGCAGACAGGCCTCTGACGGTCTGGAAGGAGATGAAGGAGCCGGGTATCTGGTTAAGCTGGATAAAAAGGTCCTCTCCAAGGAAGAGCGGATAAACGTCTGTGATACGCTCATTCATAACAACCACATGGAAGAGGCGTTCTTAATGATCCGGGAATTCGGAAGCGAAGGAACTAGGACGGAGCGGCTTTATGAATTGTGTATGAAAATGATACTTAAGAACTTATTTGACGAGGATCCTTTGCTTTTACATCTGGCATATGATGTTTTTAAGGAAGGAAAAAGTGACGGCGTGATCCTTGACTACCTGTGCGAGCATTTTAACGGGTTGACGAGCCAGATGTATCAGGTGCTTATGAAGGGAGTTTCCGAGCATGTGGAAACATATGATCTGGAAGAACGCCTGACGGCTCAGATGATGTTTTCCGGATGCAGCTCTAAACTTGACAAGGTGTTTGGCCTTTACCGGAGCCGCAAGGAAACCGGTGATATGATAGTGAAGGCTTATTTTACCATAAAATGTACAGAGTACTTTATGGAGGATAAGGAGCCGGAGGAAAAGGTTTTCGCTTATTTAGAAGGAACGGTTAAGGCAGCATCTGTAAAAGGCCGTCTCCCCACCATTTATTTGCTGGCCATAACTAAGTATTATTCGAAACTTTCTGCGCTTGATGAAGAGCAGCAGATGTTGTGCCGGACTACGGTTTCCTTCCTGTTAGAAGAAGGTCTTGTGTTTCCGTATTTTAAGGATTTGTCAAAATATATTCCTATGCCGGAAGATATTATGGATAAAGCCATGATCCAGTACTGTGGGGACCGGGATTCCAAAGTGGAATTGCAGGTCAGAATTCTTCCGGATGAAGAAGAGTTTCACAGTGAGGATATTTCCCGGATGTACCAGGGAGTTTTCGTCAAGCAGAAGATACTGTTTGAAGGCGAGATCATGGAATACCGGGTGAGAGAGCTGATCGAGGAAGCGTGGGTTCTAAAAAAAGAAGGCAGTGTAAGCTGCGATACCGGAGTCTCCCGAAAGGCTTCGGACAGCAAGTTTGCCTGTTTAAATGATATGAGTCTGTCCTTAAGCTTAAAGGATGAAAACGGGCTCAAAAATCGGATGCAGGAGTATTTAAAAAAGAATGCTGCTGCAGAAGAATTATTTCCACTGATGTAA
- a CDS encoding DUF5716 family protein yields the protein MDGLIIGLDLCDAYTRICCHDREKTWCFPTVICRKKDEDAWFVGEEAYAYTLVGEGIIIDKLIKMVRKEGTATLGGTKYEGLDLLKMFLKKILKLPMEEFFCDEVKQLVITMQKVDVKLMDALMYCADYLEIPRDRVHIISHTESFVYYTLSQKKEVWSNQVGVFDLSEDSFHYHELKVQRGLRKMVVIAEDEALEESFNLDILDTPSGGKLADKILSSCADRLLQKKLFSSVFLTGKGFERHDWAGDSMKILCSRRKVYMEPELFARGAAFKGMDYLQDKTSYPFTCICEGRLHSTISMKVLHKERESQLVVAAAGDNWYEAKSSVDLIVDHQDYVEFMVTPMDPKQKRLVKIPLEGFPKRMEKTLRIGISFGFLDAKTMAVVLKDKGFGEIFPATEAVIRQEVML from the coding sequence ATGGACGGACTGATAATAGGGCTTGACCTTTGCGATGCCTATACCCGCATATGCTGCCATGACAGGGAAAAAACATGGTGCTTTCCTACAGTGATCTGCAGGAAAAAGGATGAAGATGCCTGGTTTGTAGGAGAAGAGGCTTATGCCTATACTCTTGTAGGCGAAGGCATTATAATAGACAAGCTGATAAAAATGGTTAGGAAAGAGGGAACCGCCACTCTGGGCGGAACCAAATACGAAGGTCTTGACCTTTTAAAGATGTTTTTAAAAAAGATATTAAAGCTTCCCATGGAAGAGTTTTTCTGCGATGAGGTGAAACAGTTGGTGATCACCATGCAGAAGGTGGATGTAAAGCTGATGGATGCCCTTATGTACTGCGCGGACTACTTAGAGATTCCAAGAGATCGTGTGCACATCATAAGCCATACGGAAAGCTTTGTATACTATACCCTCAGCCAGAAAAAAGAGGTTTGGAGCAATCAGGTAGGTGTGTTTGACTTATCAGAAGACTCTTTTCACTATCATGAGCTTAAGGTACAGAGAGGCCTTCGGAAGATGGTGGTGATTGCAGAGGATGAGGCTTTGGAAGAAAGTTTTAATCTGGATATTTTAGATACGCCTTCCGGAGGAAAGTTGGCGGATAAAATCTTAAGCTCCTGCGCGGACAGGCTTCTCCAGAAGAAATTATTTTCATCTGTCTTTCTGACGGGAAAGGGCTTTGAACGCCATGACTGGGCGGGAGATTCCATGAAGATACTCTGCTCCCGACGGAAGGTGTATATGGAACCGGAGCTGTTTGCCAGAGGTGCGGCTTTTAAGGGAATGGATTATCTTCAGGATAAGACCTCTTATCCATTTACCTGCATTTGTGAGGGGCGGCTTCATTCCACCATTTCCATGAAGGTGCTCCATAAGGAACGGGAAAGCCAGCTGGTAGTAGCTGCAGCCGGGGACAACTGGTATGAAGCAAAGAGCAGCGTGGATTTAATCGTGGATCATCAGGATTACGTAGAATTCATGGTAACGCCCATGGATCCAAAGCAGAAACGGCTGGTGAAGATTCCGCTGGAAGGATTTCCAAAACGTATGGAAAAAACCCTCCGGATAGGGATCAGCTTTGGGTTCTTGGATGCGAAAACCATGGCAGTAGTACTAAAAGACAAGGGCTTTGGTGAAATATTTCCGGCCACAGAGGCCGTGATAAGGCAAGAGGTTATGCTATGA
- a CDS encoding transporter substrate-binding domain-containing protein gives MKKSMRKIVSTLMAATLAASFMTACGSGNAGTGTSAAAGKETGDNKVLKVAMECSYAPYNWTQPTDAGGAVPISGSSDFAYGYDVMMAKKIAEELGYGLEIVKLDWDSLVPAVQSGKVDCVIAGQSITAERMQSVDFTDPYYYATIVTLVKAGGKYENAKSVSDFSGATCTSQLNTIWYDNCLPQIPSADIQPAQESAPAMLVSLSSGRCDLVVTDKPTGQAALVAYPDFKLLDFTGTEGDFKVSDEDVNIGISLKKGNTELKDAINGVLAKMSKDDFNKMMEEAISVQPLSK, from the coding sequence ATGAAAAAGTCAATGAGAAAAATCGTATCAACTCTTATGGCAGCGACCCTGGCAGCGTCCTTTATGACTGCCTGCGGAAGCGGTAATGCCGGTACAGGTACGTCTGCGGCAGCCGGCAAGGAAACAGGAGATAACAAGGTATTAAAGGTTGCCATGGAGTGCAGCTACGCACCATATAACTGGACTCAGCCGACAGATGCAGGCGGAGCCGTTCCTATTTCCGGAAGCTCTGATTTTGCTTATGGCTATGACGTCATGATGGCAAAAAAGATAGCAGAGGAACTGGGCTATGGACTGGAGATCGTTAAGCTGGACTGGGATTCCCTTGTTCCTGCCGTTCAGTCCGGAAAGGTTGACTGTGTTATCGCCGGTCAGTCCATTACAGCAGAGCGTATGCAGTCTGTTGATTTTACAGATCCTTACTATTATGCGACCATTGTGACCCTGGTGAAAGCCGGAGGCAAGTATGAGAATGCAAAGAGTGTTTCCGATTTTTCCGGAGCAACTTGCACTTCCCAGCTAAATACAATCTGGTATGACAACTGTCTGCCTCAGATTCCAAGTGCAGACATTCAGCCTGCCCAGGAATCCGCACCGGCCATGCTGGTATCTTTAAGCTCCGGAAGATGTGACCTGGTAGTGACAGACAAGCCTACCGGACAGGCAGCGCTGGTTGCTTATCCTGACTTCAAGCTCCTTGATTTCACCGGAACAGAGGGCGATTTTAAGGTTTCTGATGAAGACGTGAACATCGGTATTTCTTTGAAAAAGGGCAATACGGAATTAAAGGATGCCATAAACGGAGTACTTGCCAAAATGAGCAAGGACGATTTTAACAAGATGATGGAAGAAGCAATTTCCGTTCAGCCATTATCAAAGTAA
- a CDS encoding amino acid ABC transporter permease, with translation MPSDFFGRIVFILQHYGPSFLNGAGKTMAIAIVGTFIGCIIGFAVGIIQTIPVIKSDNPIKRFLLKLVKFISNVYVEVFRGTPMMVQAMFIFYGSSVLFGINMSTAFAAYFIVSINTGAYMAETVRGGILSIDQGQTEGAKAIGMTHFQTMVNVIMPQALRNIMPQIGNNLIINIKDTCVLSVIGVVELFYATKGVAGAYYTYFEAFGITMIIYFILTFTCSRILRYWEKKMDGPDSYDLATTDTLAYTSGMVKFPDPKEKEDK, from the coding sequence TTGCCATCAGATTTTTTTGGAAGAATAGTATTTATACTGCAGCATTATGGCCCGTCCTTTTTAAATGGTGCGGGAAAGACTATGGCAATCGCCATTGTCGGCACATTCATCGGCTGCATCATTGGTTTTGCCGTAGGAATTATCCAGACGATTCCGGTTATAAAAAGTGACAATCCAATAAAAAGGTTTTTGTTAAAGTTAGTAAAATTCATTTCAAATGTTTATGTAGAGGTATTCCGCGGAACGCCCATGATGGTTCAGGCCATGTTTATATTTTACGGTTCTTCCGTATTGTTTGGCATTAACATGTCCACCGCTTTTGCTGCTTATTTCATCGTGTCCATTAATACGGGGGCTTATATGGCTGAGACCGTGAGAGGAGGAATCCTTTCCATTGACCAGGGACAGACTGAGGGAGCCAAGGCCATCGGCATGACCCATTTTCAGACGATGGTCAATGTTATCATGCCCCAGGCACTGCGCAATATCATGCCTCAGATCGGCAATAACTTAATCATCAACATTAAGGATACCTGCGTGCTTTCTGTGATCGGCGTTGTGGAGCTGTTTTATGCCACAAAGGGCGTTGCAGGCGCATATTATACCTATTTTGAAGCATTTGGCATCACCATGATCATTTATTTCATCTTGACCTTTACCTGTTCCAGAATCCTTCGCTACTGGGAGAAGAAGATGGATGGTCCGGACAGCTACGATCTGGCGACCACGGATACCCTGGCTTATACCAGCGGCATGGTTAAATTCCCAGATCCTAAAGAGAAGGAGGATAAATAA
- a CDS encoding NAD(P)-dependent malic enzyme, whose product MTTNEKALLLHKEWKGKLEIISKAKVKSREDLALAYTPGVAEPCKVIAGDPEAAYLYTIKSNTIAVVSDGSAVLGLGNIGPLAAMPVMEGKAVLFKEFGGINAIPICLDTQDTEEIIKTVVNIAPAFGGINLEDISAPRCFEIEERLKELLDIPVFHDDQHGTAIVVLAGIINALKVTGKKKEECKIVVNGAGSAGIAITKLLLSYGFLHITMCDRAGILAKGIEGLNWMQEKMMDVTNLEGTHGSLADAMKGSDIFVGVSAPGIVTEEMVASMNPDAILFAMANPVPEIMPDLAKAAGAKVVGTGRSDFPNQVNNVVVFPGIFKGALEGRATAITEDMKLAAATAIAGLVAPSELNENNILPEAFDPRVASVVSQAVKEYIRQ is encoded by the coding sequence ATGACAACCAACGAAAAAGCTTTATTACTGCATAAAGAATGGAAAGGAAAGCTGGAAATTATTTCCAAAGCAAAGGTAAAAAGCCGGGAGGATCTGGCCCTTGCCTATACTCCAGGCGTAGCGGAACCCTGCAAAGTTATTGCCGGGGATCCGGAAGCTGCCTACCTATACACAATCAAATCCAACACCATTGCTGTCGTTTCAGATGGAAGCGCTGTTCTTGGACTTGGCAACATCGGACCTCTGGCCGCCATGCCCGTTATGGAAGGAAAAGCGGTGCTCTTTAAGGAGTTTGGGGGAATCAATGCTATCCCGATCTGTCTGGATACCCAGGACACCGAAGAGATCATTAAGACCGTGGTGAATATTGCACCCGCTTTCGGCGGAATTAATCTGGAGGATATCTCCGCCCCCCGCTGTTTTGAAATCGAAGAACGGTTAAAAGAGCTTCTTGACATCCCCGTATTCCATGATGACCAGCACGGAACGGCGATCGTCGTTCTTGCCGGCATTATAAACGCCTTAAAAGTGACAGGAAAGAAAAAAGAGGAATGCAAAATTGTTGTAAACGGTGCAGGCTCCGCCGGTATCGCCATTACAAAACTCCTTCTGTCCTACGGATTTCTTCATATCACCATGTGTGACCGTGCAGGAATCCTGGCAAAGGGCATTGAAGGCTTAAACTGGATGCAGGAAAAGATGATGGATGTGACGAATCTGGAAGGAACCCATGGTTCTTTGGCAGATGCCATGAAAGGCAGTGATATTTTCGTAGGAGTATCCGCTCCTGGAATCGTAACGGAAGAAATGGTCGCTTCCATGAATCCTGACGCCATTCTGTTTGCCATGGCAAACCCGGTTCCTGAGATCATGCCTGATCTTGCCAAAGCAGCCGGCGCAAAAGTAGTTGGAACCGGAAGGTCTGATTTCCCCAACCAGGTCAATAATGTAGTTGTGTTCCCCGGCATCTTTAAAGGTGCATTGGAGGGAAGGGCAACCGCTATTACGGAAGATATGAAGCTTGCTGCCGCAACCGCTATTGCTGGCCTTGTAGCGCCTTCAGAACTGAACGAAAACAATATCCTGCCCGAGGCCTTTGACCCTCGTGTTGCATCTGTCGTGAGCCAGGCCGTCAAAGAATATATCCGGCAGTAA
- a CDS encoding amino acid ABC transporter ATP-binding protein: MAGGKVLEIHHLSKTFGTNVVLRDIDFSVNAGDVTCIIGASGSGKSTLLRCINLLETPTTGEIMYHDVDITDRKMNVPSYRTKVGMVFQSFNLFNNMTVLENCLVGQVKVLKKDKVEARKKAMMYLEKVGMAPYINAKPKQLSGGQKQRVAIARALAMEPEILLFDEPTSALDPQMVGEVLAVMRTLAKEGLTMIIVTHEMAFARDVSSRVVYMAGGVIEEEGAPADIFGNPKKNSTKEFLNRFMQG, translated from the coding sequence ATGGCAGGCGGAAAAGTTTTAGAGATTCATCATTTGAGCAAGACCTTTGGGACGAATGTAGTGCTGCGGGACATTGATTTCTCTGTCAATGCCGGAGATGTGACCTGTATTATCGGAGCCTCCGGTTCCGGAAAGTCAACGCTGCTGCGCTGCATCAATCTGCTGGAAACTCCTACTACCGGCGAAATCATGTACCATGATGTAGACATTACGGACCGGAAGATGAACGTTCCTTCCTATCGTACGAAAGTAGGTATGGTATTCCAGAGTTTTAATTTATTCAATAACATGACTGTTTTGGAAAACTGTCTGGTAGGCCAGGTAAAGGTCTTAAAAAAAGATAAGGTAGAAGCCAGAAAGAAGGCGATGATGTATCTGGAGAAGGTAGGTATGGCTCCTTACATCAATGCAAAGCCAAAGCAGCTTTCCGGCGGGCAGAAGCAGAGGGTGGCCATTGCAAGAGCCTTGGCAATGGAACCGGAGATCCTGCTGTTTGACGAGCCAACCTCCGCACTGGATCCCCAGATGGTAGGGGAAGTACTGGCAGTTATGAGAACTTTGGCAAAGGAAGGCCTTACCATGATCATCGTAACTCATGAAATGGCATTTGCCAGGGATGTGTCCAGCCGTGTGGTTTATATGGCAGGTGGCGTCATTGAAGAAGAAGGCGCTCCGGCTGATATTTTTGGGAATCCAAAGAAAAATTCAACAAAAGAGTTTTTAAACCGGTTTATGCAGGGATAA
- a CDS encoding GntR family transcriptional regulator, whose product MQVKPRKSGEIAREYALRIIKDNIISLDLEPGSSLNDMEVSAELGVSRTPVREAIMELSKSKIIEIYPQKGSRIALIDLELVNEARFLRLVLEKAIVELACEMATPEDIVRLEENLKLQEFYAAQGWSGELLHFDDLFHEMLFSICKKDLIYNISNGLSIHSDRLRRMALFAVKDLKVVSDHRRIVDAIRAKDRQLAGTILVEHLTRYIGEEKEVREVYPHYFKD is encoded by the coding sequence ATGCAGGTGAAACCTCGTAAGTCAGGAGAGATCGCAAGGGAGTATGCGTTACGGATTATTAAAGACAACATTATTTCCCTGGATTTAGAGCCGGGGAGTAGTCTGAACGATATGGAGGTTTCCGCAGAACTTGGGGTTAGCAGAACTCCGGTAAGAGAAGCCATCATGGAACTCAGCAAAAGCAAGATTATTGAAATTTATCCCCAGAAGGGGAGCCGGATTGCACTGATTGATTTGGAACTGGTAAATGAAGCACGTTTTTTGCGCCTGGTGCTTGAGAAGGCAATTGTGGAGCTGGCGTGTGAGATGGCAACACCGGAGGATATTGTGCGGCTGGAAGAAAACTTAAAGCTGCAGGAATTTTATGCTGCACAGGGCTGGTCGGGAGAATTGCTGCATTTTGACGATCTGTTTCATGAAATGCTGTTCAGTATCTGCAAAAAGGATTTGATTTATAATATCAGCAATGGACTTTCCATTCATTCGGACCGTTTAAGGCGCATGGCGCTGTTTGCGGTAAAGGATTTGAAAGTGGTTTCCGACCACAGAAGGATTGTTGATGCAATCAGGGCCAAGGATAGGCAACTGGCGGGTACAATTTTAGTAGAACATTTAACCAGGTATATTGGTGAGGAAAAGGAAGTAAGAGAGGTTTATCCTCATTATTTTAAAGATTAA
- a CDS encoding GNAT family N-acetyltransferase has protein sequence MIIVDFAREHISKANALALACYKEELCQVPALPYVDAFPDLTCFSDNGMGVAAFEDDEMVGFLCGIKPFDNAFHSTDVKGVFSPMCANAATLKNRANIYAAMYQDAARKWVRAGAVSHGICLYAHDEIVQNQLFKYGFGLRCVDSIRPMEPFDCRTSEGYEFIELQPSEYALAYPLELMLNKHFNNSPTFMNREQETLEAFCETCIKNHERCFVSLYQGKICAYLKISESGETFITEHPNYRHINSAFCLKEHRGKGLYQSLLNEVIKTLKAEGYTHLGVDFESINPTAYSFWSKYFTAYTHGVVRRIDERILSENSHLN, from the coding sequence ATGATTATAGTCGATTTTGCCAGGGAGCATATCAGCAAGGCAAATGCACTGGCACTGGCCTGCTACAAAGAAGAACTTTGTCAGGTGCCGGCTCTGCCATATGTTGATGCCTTCCCTGATTTAACCTGCTTTTCCGATAACGGTATGGGTGTTGCAGCGTTTGAAGATGATGAAATGGTTGGATTTTTATGCGGCATCAAGCCTTTTGACAATGCGTTTCACTCTACTGACGTTAAGGGTGTGTTTTCACCTATGTGTGCCAATGCGGCGACCCTTAAGAACAGAGCAAATATTTATGCGGCCATGTATCAGGATGCTGCCCGCAAATGGGTGCGTGCAGGCGCAGTCAGTCATGGTATTTGCTTATATGCACATGACGAAATTGTTCAAAACCAGCTTTTTAAATACGGTTTTGGTCTTCGCTGCGTTGATTCAATCCGCCCTATGGAGCCATTTGATTGCAGGACCAGTGAAGGATACGAGTTCATAGAACTTCAACCAAGCGAGTACGCTTTGGCATATCCGCTTGAACTCATGTTAAACAAACATTTTAACAATAGTCCGACTTTCATGAACCGTGAACAGGAAACATTGGAAGCCTTTTGTGAAACGTGCATAAAAAATCATGAACGGTGTTTTGTGTCTCTATACCAGGGCAAAATATGCGCTTATTTAAAAATTTCAGAATCTGGCGAAACCTTTATAACGGAACATCCGAATTACCGCCATATTAACAGTGCGTTCTGTCTTAAAGAGCATCGAGGCAAAGGATTATATCAAAGCCTGCTGAATGAGGTGATAAAAACCTTGAAGGCAGAGGGTTACACTCACCTGGGTGTAGACTTTGAGAGCATCAATCCAACGGCATATAGTTTCTGGTCAAAATATTTTACAGCTTATACCCATGGTGTTGTGCGCCGTATCGATGAAAGGATTTTGTCAGAGAATTCTCACTTAAATTAA